The Coffea arabica cultivar ET-39 chromosome 1e, Coffea Arabica ET-39 HiFi, whole genome shotgun sequence genome has a window encoding:
- the LOC140016185 gene encoding uncharacterized protein yields the protein MSFVHAKCSVDERRELWSSLLTDKPSFLPWYIGGDFNVIVAPHEKRGGRPFAITEGVEFLSFMEEAGVFDVGFSGPNFTWSNNRRSRARISKRLDKFLVNGACLDLSYNIFVLHLARHPSDHSPLKLSFVAQSDAKPRPFRFLNVWTTKPQLLEVISQAWNQDVSGSPMRALCSKLLATRKAIQTWNKEHFGNVIDNMRSAEMAVQQAEEVVDQDDSEECQIELKKAQAELRHALSIEEQFWRQKARVKWLRQGDTNSKYFHAIVRQRRVQGMIHRIKKANGVWVDNEADIASEATTYFYELFSDSLGSSADMLHLIPPMISGEDNVKLEEIPSIEEVLES from the coding sequence ATGTCCTTTGTTCATGCAAAATGCTCAGTTGACGAGCGGCGTGAGTTATGGTCCTCATTGTTAACTGATAAGCCTAGTTTTCTTCCTTGGTATATTGGGGGTGATTTTAATGTTATTGTGGCACCTCATGAAAAAAGGGGAGGTCGTCCATTTGCTATAACAGAAGGAGTGGAATTTCTGTCTTTCATGGAGGAGGCTGGAGTATTTGATGTAGGTTTCTCAGGACCCAATTTCACATGGTCAAACAATCGGCGAAGTAGAGCTCGGATTTCAAAGAGGTTAGACAAGTTCTTAGTCAACGGGGCATGTCTAGATCTTTCTTATAACATTTTTGTCCTTCACTTGGCTAGACATCCATCTGACCATTCACCGTTAAAGCTCTCATTTGTCGCTCAATCAGATGCTAAGCCGCGTCCATTTCGATTTTTGAATGTGTGGACGACTAAACCACAACTCTTGGAGGTGATAAGCCAAGCTTGGAATCAAGATGTCAGTGGATCTCCGATGCGTGCTCTATGTTCTAAATTATTGGCAACAAGAAAAGCTATTCAGACATGGAACAAAGAACACTTTGGAAACGTGATCGATAATATGCGATCTGCGGAAATGGCGGTGCAACAGGCAGAAGAAGTGGTAGATCAAGATGATTCGGAGGAGTGCCAGATTGAACTCAAAAAGGCTCAGGCGGAGCTGAGGCATGCATTatcaattgaagaacaattttgGAGGCAAAAGGCCAGGGTAAAATGGCTTCGACAGGGAGATACCAATTCAAAGTATTTTCATGCGATAGTAAGACAGAGACGGGTTCAAGGTATGATTCATCGTATCAAAAAAGCCAATGGTGTTTGGGTGGACAATGAAGCTGATATAGCAAGTGAAGCAACGACCTATTTCTATGAACTTTTCTCGGATTCTTTGGGATCATCTGCAGATATGCTACACCTAATTCCACCTATGATTTCAGGAGAGGATAATGTGAAGTTGGAAGAAATCCCTtcaattgaagaggttttagaGTCCTGA